A genomic stretch from Thermonema lapsum includes:
- a CDS encoding PD40 domain-containing protein: MKRLSSACSLSLFLLLCVTFYGMAQKPARILSHPQHVRIERLYRLNSPFRETNPSITPDGRYLYFMSTRGGKPWSEARRRPDGSYEYDGDIYYSLKENGTWSAPVCLPPPINTWNGEDEPVVTPDGNSVYFQSWEGWEIKKGPYQMAQIINGKWINPVGLGDGITKYFLDQAAMGRELATDGMTVSPDGNLFIVATGPYYGNMDLYYSRRDARGKWSYLRKLPISTPGNDRHPFIAGDGKTLFFSSDGYGGFGGLDIFKVVMYSEEQFGEVVNIGSPFNTAGDDECFIITADGTEAYFTRNGDLFYANVEKANPALKPQPTVLLAGKLIDAHTQAAIEGSVVVTNAKGEVLAQGRSTNKGEFSLVINDLSGSYFVKGTATNYQPNSIRIEVGAIKSTVRLNAIVPLTSKARLAQIEEERRRIEEEERLRIWKMYEEAQAAVTTGIMALERIN; the protein is encoded by the coding sequence ATGAAACGTCTGTCATCTGCATGTAGCCTTTCTTTGTTTTTGTTGCTATGCGTTACTTTTTATGGCATGGCGCAAAAACCTGCGCGTATTCTCTCCCACCCGCAGCACGTGCGTATAGAACGCCTGTATCGGCTCAATTCTCCCTTCCGAGAAACCAACCCGAGCATCACCCCAGACGGGCGTTATCTCTATTTCATGTCCACTCGAGGTGGGAAACCGTGGTCTGAGGCTCGTCGCCGCCCAGATGGCAGCTATGAATACGACGGCGATATTTATTATTCGCTCAAAGAAAATGGCACTTGGAGCGCGCCGGTTTGTCTTCCTCCTCCTATCAATACATGGAATGGAGAAGATGAACCAGTGGTAACGCCCGACGGCAACAGTGTGTATTTTCAAAGCTGGGAAGGGTGGGAAATCAAGAAAGGTCCTTACCAAATGGCACAAATCATCAATGGCAAATGGATAAACCCCGTAGGGCTTGGCGATGGCATAACAAAGTATTTTTTAGACCAAGCAGCCATGGGACGAGAGCTGGCTACCGACGGCATGACCGTCTCGCCTGATGGCAATCTGTTCATCGTTGCCACGGGTCCTTATTATGGCAACATGGACCTGTATTACAGCCGGCGCGACGCCCGCGGTAAGTGGTCTTACCTGCGTAAGCTGCCCATCAGCACACCGGGCAACGACAGACACCCCTTTATTGCCGGCGATGGTAAAACCCTCTTTTTCTCTTCGGACGGTTATGGCGGTTTTGGCGGGCTCGATATATTCAAGGTGGTTATGTACAGCGAAGAGCAATTTGGTGAAGTAGTCAATATAGGAAGTCCTTTCAACACCGCCGGCGATGATGAATGTTTTATCATCACTGCTGATGGCACAGAAGCTTATTTCACGCGCAATGGCGATTTGTTCTATGCCAATGTAGAGAAAGCCAATCCGGCACTAAAACCCCAACCCACGGTGCTGCTTGCCGGTAAGCTCATAGACGCACACACGCAGGCAGCCATTGAGGGCAGTGTGGTGGTAACCAATGCCAAAGGGGAAGTACTTGCCCAAGGACGCTCTACAAACAAAGGAGAGTTCAGTTTGGTAATCAATGACTTATCGGGAAGCTATTTTGTAAAAGGTACAGCAACGAATTATCAGCCCAACTCGATACGCATAGAGGTGGGAGCAATTAAAAGCACCGTCCGTTTGAATGCAATAGTCCCCTTGACATCGAAGGCAAGGCTTGCCCAGATAGAGGAAGAAAGGCGTCGTATTGAAGAAGAAGAGCGCCTCCGCATTTGGAAGATGTATGAAGAGGCGCAGGCAGCAGTTACCACCGGCATTATGGCTCTCGAACGCATCAATTGA
- the aat gene encoding leucyl/phenylalanyl-tRNA--protein transferase, giving the protein MKKIYFLDERLCFPPVEYASEEGIVALGGDLSPERLLLAYRSGIFPWYNPGEPIIWWSPDPRFVLYPSKLKVSKSSRQILKKGLFEVSYDRAFEEVIAHCQQVPRKGQHGTWITNEMREAYVQMHHIGYAHSVEVWQEGKLVGGLYGLSLGRVFFGESMFSLVSNASKIGFITLCRRLENEGFYLIDCQVYTQYLESLGAELIPRKQFISELQEALKHPTLKGNWGEFFKNSI; this is encoded by the coding sequence ATGAAAAAAATATATTTTTTGGACGAACGTTTGTGTTTCCCTCCGGTAGAATATGCAAGCGAAGAAGGCATTGTTGCTCTTGGAGGGGATTTGTCGCCCGAAAGGTTGCTTTTGGCTTATCGTAGCGGTATTTTTCCTTGGTATAATCCGGGGGAGCCCATCATTTGGTGGTCGCCCGACCCTCGTTTTGTGCTGTATCCGTCGAAGCTCAAGGTATCGAAAAGCAGCCGTCAGATACTCAAAAAAGGGCTTTTTGAAGTCAGCTACGACAGGGCATTCGAAGAGGTCATAGCACACTGCCAGCAGGTACCACGCAAAGGGCAACACGGCACATGGATTACCAACGAGATGCGGGAGGCTTATGTTCAAATGCACCACATAGGATACGCCCATTCGGTAGAGGTTTGGCAAGAAGGCAAGCTGGTAGGTGGCTTATACGGCTTATCGTTGGGGCGCGTCTTTTTTGGTGAATCGATGTTTTCGCTTGTAAGCAATGCTTCCAAGATAGGCTTTATTACTTTGTGCCGGCGCTTGGAAAACGAAGGCTTCTACCTCATCGACTGCCAAGTATATACACAGTACTTGGAAAGTTTAGGCGCCGAACTCATCCCTCGCAAACAGTTCATAAGCGAGCTGCAAGAAGCACTCAAGCATCCCACGTTAAAAGGCAACTGGGGTGAATTCTTCAAAAATTCAATTTAA